The Pseudopipra pipra isolate bDixPip1 chromosome Z, bDixPip1.hap1, whole genome shotgun sequence nucleotide sequence ATATAACTGTATGATTTTAAAGCATGTAATTTTTAACAAATTGTTCTGTCTCTGTTGGAGGTCTCAGGTACAGGTGTCTCTAGCCTCTTTCTTGGCACTACTAGATTTACTGTCTGAAAGCTGTTGGAACATGCCAAAAAATTTCTATAGGTAGAGAGTATTTAATGTGAATAAActtttggggagggggttgtATTGTTTCTTTGAATATAACTATATAGAAATGTATGTGTGAGCTTGTACATATGTTTAAAAGATTGATTTTTGTCTCGATGAAGTTTTTACAATGTTTTCTAACAGCGTAAcaaatggggggaaaacaacGCTAGCAGAAAAGCTTAAGAAAATGCTTCCCAACTGTGATATAATCTCTCAAGATGACTTCTTTAAGGTAACAGTGTTGATGAAAAGACCTGATAAGGCTTGAGTAGATTTTAGTATCTACTAAATTGAGTagattttctgttctcttgatGAGCTTTTAAAATTGATGCTGCTTAAAATAATGTTAACTTCAtgagaaggagaaataaaatttcaattaCTGGGGTAATTGAAGTCTCAGTGGCCAAACCACTGAGTAAACTCAGCAAAAAGGAGCTTACTGTCTTCTTTGCTACCCTTTTAAAATAAGGAGTGCATGTATGTTGGATGCATTTTTCAAGATCCCTTGTGCTAATGAATTTAGTAGTTCTGTGTTAAGCAGTAAGTAGTTCTTTGTCtccaaaatcaaaacagaaaagcagcttgTGTATTGATGCTGGAGGTCTTTGTTAAGGAGGATGAAGGAGCTCTTATTTCTTAAGTAAAGCTCTAATGAACTTAAGTCATATACTTTGGAGTATCTGTTGTTCTAGATTAAATAAAGGTTTTGTACTTTAACAGTTGTATACAGCAGTTTAATGGTGAagataaattatattaattgGGGTAAAAAAGTGTATAATCCTGTGTTTATTAGTGAAGTGTATATATCTGTGACAGTGATCATAAAAGCAGCCttgaaaaaattcaatttttttccccttcagccGGAGTCTGAAGTAGAAACAGATGAACGTGGATTTAAGCTATATGATGGTCAGTAACTTTGATGCATTGCTTTTGAACATTGTACTGAAATTCTGTTGTGCTGAGCTTCCAACACTTCTTCCCCTACATCCCCTGCCCTTCTTCCCCTCTAAGCAAGGCACTAAACAAAAGGTTGTTTCAGAGAACTCCTTTGCTCAGTTTCCTTCAGCTCACTGAGAAAACTTGCTTAACTAGTAAATAGCTCAATCTTTCCTTTAGCttaatctttccttttccctttttaatcatttcctctgcttcttcACTTGTATCTAGTGCAATAGCAAATGGTACGGGTCAAAGTCTTAGCTTGCAGCACTGGCGTAAGTTTAACCTCATCACTTTATAtgtaatggattttttttcactttgacaAGGAACTCATGGGATGTCACTACTGAGTTTTTCAACTCAGTCAAAAAAGGCATCTTAACCTGACaccttttttcatttcagatctCACATAAAGAACAAATGTTTTTAAGTTCACGGTTAATGCTGGTTCAATGTGTCAGTTTAGTCTTATAAACTTGTAGATCCAGATCCGCTTTAGGCCAGTGCTTTGATTCAGGTTATATCTAGTTGTGAATGGCTGCTTAGTGGCTAAATTCTGTTGATACTTGGTGATCACAAAATACATTACCCAAGACATTGGTCAGACCCTTCAATTGTATCTGAAAAATGATGCTTATGAGCTATGCAGACTTTGGCTCAACTTGTAGGCTTCATGAAAGTGGAATGTGGAACTGGAGAGATAAATTTGACATTCTGGCTCAAATATCTAGATTTAATGCTGCTCTTAAAACCTTTTCGaaaatgtgtttgcttttaTGTCTTTCGGTACTTAATATATTCTTGTGTATCTACAGACAAAACCAGGTGTTACattgtgctgtttttctttgtgtgcTGTGCTCCTTTAAAACCACTTGTGCCCACCTTCCATATACCTGAACCTCATaaaaacctgaaacaaaaaatgttgAGCATCCAATCCATCTATGACAAATGACACAAGGGTGGAGGTCTCAGGGTAAGTAAGTTTTTACGAGTTTTGTGGAAGAGGAGAACAGTCCCTGCAGTTTCTGTTACGAAGCAAAAAGCTGTGAAGTGAGTTCACACAATTTTGAGTGCCATGAAGTTCAGAGAAACTACACCCAGCAGAAATACTCCAATCCTCGTGCAAGCTTTGGTTTCAGAAAGTCAGCAATTGCAAACCTAGGACTACTAATATGCATGAACTGAACTTCCTTTAAGCTTGTATATGGATTATTTGATTCTTACTGATTAACTGAAGGGTACttaagggttctttttttttttcttttattctctgtGTTTAAGGGATTTCTAACTTTCTGTTTTCATCTAGCACTTGATGCCCTCTATATGGATGAAATGGTGACAAAGATTCACAACTGGATAAAAAGCCCAGCAAGCTCAGGGGTTGTGACAGAAGAGCCACAGAGTGCATGTGACAAtcagaaaaatgtttatattttgattGTTGAAGGCTTTCTGCTTTACAATTATGAGTAAGCAGTAATATGTAACCTGGTGTATTAAAACTGCCCTAAAATGGAGGAGGGAACTAAATATGTTATTATCTTAGGCCACTTAATGAACTTTGGAATAGAAGATATTTTTTGACCCTTCCTTATGAAGAGTGCAAAAGGAGAAGGAGGTAAGATTATTCAGTTGTTGTTTAACGAGGATCACTGTACCCTCTGAACTGTTGCAGTCCTTTTGTACTAGCTTTTCTTCAGTGCTTGCCAAATGTAAGCTATTAAGATCATCTGTCATCTGTTTTagatttgtttggtttggtttttattttagagCACAGGGATATCAAAGTGCTTTACAAACACTAAATGCTTTACAAATGCTTTACAAACactaaaaagagaattttttgtCCTGATAAACTATTTCAATTACTGGTTGTGTATTTGAGTTAAACCATGTTTAAAACGAgaagcagttaaaaaaatatgaagcagTCTTATTCTTGGTTGAATACAGTTACATGACGATAAATAATGATGTTCATGTGTGGTTTTAGTGTATGGTTTGTTTAGACTGTACACTAGTTGTACTGTTTATCTGATTTAGATTATTGAGCCAGTGTCTGACTTTTCTCCAAATTAGGAGCAATACTCTATGTTTGGAGCAATACATGTGCATGAAGTCAGAATCTACTGGCTGAGTGAAGAAATTCTCTATTCAGCTGGCTTTGGCTTCTCACTAGACTCACCTTTAAAGGAGTTCAGTGTCCAGAATGGAAGTGACTAGACTCAACAACCAGTGATTTAAAGCTTGAGAAATCTATATacctaataaaaaaaaaaaatattttttgtaacaGTTTCAATACAGTGAAATTTATATGTAATaccttttcaaattaaaaaaacccaaccttttACCTTATCTTCTTAAATGTGGTTTGATAGGCAGAAAAAGGTAAGATAGCAAAAATTCGTATCACAGATTGAATTAAAGAAAAggagcctcctttgctccaacAGTTATGCAAACTGCCAgcccttattttttttattttgaataaaagaTGTTATTAAACCAGCTGACAGTAGGGGAAGATGTAAAACTTGTATGGAAAAGCAGATATATTTTTGTGTAGCACCAGAGTCTATGAGCCAGCAGATACACCGGGGTACTTCGATGGACACGTGTGGCCTATGTatctgaaatataaaaatgaattgGAAGAGAATGGAAGTATGCAAGTTGGTATGGTATCCTTAATTTTAAACTTATAAAATGCTTAAGTGTGGCACTTGTGCAGTTTTCATTGAGATGTGGGGTTTTATAAATGGAACAAAATTTTCCTGAGATGTTTTTGTAGCACTTAGTAGATTTTAACTATTTTGTTGGTTTATATTGCAAGTCTATTGGagttctggttttgctttttaataatgaaaattatgACATTACAAAATAGAAATGTTCTAATCACTAAATAAGTCCACTTAACACAAGATAGCTTGTTAAGACAACACAGGTATGTGTAAATAGGAAGCTTCTGAGATGACAGCTGACGCACTGGCAGAATTCTTCGGAACCAAATTGATATCCTGATTGAAGTCCTGTAATAAACTGAAGATACTTTCTAGGTGCTGACTATACACAGTATAGTCACCAGTTTTGCATGAGAAGTATCAAAGCTGGGCCAGCTGATAGGGCACTGCCATGAGCTTGTGTCATGTTCACACTTGTACAGCTTTTGGACTGCCTCCTTCTG carries:
- the NMRK1 gene encoding nicotinamide riboside kinase 1, producing MKVLVIGLGGVTNGGKTTLAEKLKKMLPNCDIISQDDFFKPESEVETDERGFKLYDALDALYMDEMVTKIHNWIKSPASSGVVTEEPQSACDNQKNVYILIVEGFLLYNYEPLNELWNRRYFLTLPYEECKRRRSTRVYEPADTPGYFDGHVWPMYLKYKNELEENGSMQVVYLDGTKSQEELLSYVYSDIMQELNKLREEKRICMNE